One Dictyoglomus turgidum DSM 6724 DNA window includes the following coding sequences:
- a CDS encoding DUF1292 domain-containing protein — protein MPDKDYEEDIIVLEGEDGNTYEYVVRDFVEVDDKTYVLLTPKDSEDMEEVYIFRCRLAEKDGELYIEALEEIEDDDEYERVIEALEEEEEWEDEDWEEDELEEEEDWEEDQ, from the coding sequence ATGCCAGACAAAGATTACGAAGAAGATATAATTGTTTTAGAAGGGGAGGATGGAAATACTTACGAGTATGTGGTAAGGGATTTTGTGGAAGTGGACGATAAAACTTATGTTCTTCTCACACCTAAGGATTCCGAGGATATGGAAGAAGTGTATATATTTCGCTGCAGGCTTGCAGAGAAAGATGGCGAATTATATATAGAGGCTCTTGAAGAAATAGAAGATGATGACGAATATGAAAGAGTTATTGAAGCACTTGAGGAAGAGGAAGAGTGGGAAGACGAGGATTGGGAAGAGGACGAATTGGAAGAGGAAGAAGATTGGGAAGAAGATCAATAA
- a CDS encoding 1-phosphofructokinase family hexose kinase yields MILIVNINPSLDVIFYTKGFHKSKVNRSYKEEIVPGGKGINVAKTLKAFGEEVKVIGFCGGSTGIILKEELKKRNIDYELVEIKGKTRFAIGIKEDKKKEFTVLNGSGDKINEEEWNSFFKIFKENLENAKIVIISGSIPPETPTEIYALMLKEIKNPKILRVLDARDNVLKEALKESPDIVKPNKEEMENLLSKKLKNKNDYIYAIRYLRSFNIKYPLISLSKKGALIGIEEGIYKATLPPNDGIQWGTGDSFLAGFIFGLKNYQDPFEAIKLACASGYVKTKYPEIIDKQQIKEIFILKDKVKVKRLC; encoded by the coding sequence ATGATATTGATAGTCAATATAAATCCCAGTTTAGATGTGATATTCTACACAAAAGGCTTTCACAAAAGTAAGGTAAACAGATCTTATAAGGAAGAAATTGTTCCAGGCGGAAAGGGAATAAATGTGGCAAAAACTTTAAAGGCTTTTGGAGAAGAAGTTAAAGTAATTGGTTTTTGCGGAGGATCAACGGGAATAATCTTAAAAGAAGAACTTAAAAAGAGAAACATTGATTATGAACTTGTGGAGATCAAAGGTAAAACGAGATTTGCCATAGGAATAAAGGAAGATAAGAAGAAAGAATTCACTGTTTTAAATGGATCTGGAGACAAGATAAACGAAGAGGAATGGAATAGTTTTTTTAAAATCTTCAAAGAAAATCTAGAAAACGCTAAAATAGTAATAATTTCAGGAAGTATTCCTCCAGAAACTCCCACAGAAATTTATGCTTTAATGTTAAAGGAGATTAAAAATCCCAAAATACTTAGAGTATTAGATGCAAGAGATAACGTACTAAAAGAAGCTCTAAAAGAATCACCAGATATTGTAAAACCAAATAAAGAAGAAATGGAAAATTTATTAAGCAAAAAATTAAAAAATAAAAATGATTATATTTATGCAATTCGTTATCTCAGAAGTTTCAATATAAAATATCCCCTTATCTCTCTTAGTAAAAAAGGAGCCTTGATTGGAATAGAAGAGGGTATATATAAGGCCACACTGCCTCCTAACGATGGTATCCAATGGGGAACAGGAGACTCATTCTTAGCAGGATTTATCTTTGGTCTCAAAAATTATCAAGATCCCTTTGAGGCAATAAAATTAGCTTGTGCCTCAGGATATGTAAAAACAAAATATCCAGAGATAATAGATAAGCAACAAATTAAGGAAATATTTATTTTAAAAGATAAAGTAAAAGTGAAAAGATTATGTTAA
- the tilS gene encoding tRNA lysidine(34) synthetase TilS — translation MSGGSDSIALSEILYNLSPILGLKLHIVYIDHHVRKNTYKEKELIKDYATSRNIPYSFLDIYPKDFTEKTLRDERYKALIKFSEELNFNKIALGHTLDDQIETIIMNFFKGYGMEGLCGIPVKRDKFIRPIIILSKSEVIEYCERKSLKYIDDFTNLLPITLRNRIRHQIVPFLKETIQQFPQSVISQSKILYIENDFLKNISLEYFNKLKGSNTMIEIEREDWNTMHDAIKIRVLKEVFKDFNEELSNEGIFYILKEVSEIKEGKTINIGNVEIYIYNKKIYVYKKERNEFLLILPIPGKINLPTGEVIEAKLLENKKTEFNFNNLWQAYFDYDKIKAKELIVRNWKEGDKIKPFGLGGKSKKVQDVFVDKKIPRWKRTVVPLVLYKDEILWIPGIIRSDIAKITNDTKTILHLSLKKEG, via the coding sequence GTGTCTGGAGGGAGCGATTCTATAGCCCTCTCTGAAATTTTATATAATTTATCTCCTATTCTTGGTTTAAAATTACATATTGTATACATAGATCATCATGTTCGCAAAAATACTTATAAAGAGAAAGAACTAATAAAAGATTATGCAACCTCAAGAAATATCCCTTATTCTTTTCTTGATATTTATCCAAAAGACTTTACTGAGAAAACCCTAAGGGATGAAAGATATAAAGCGCTTATAAAATTTTCGGAAGAGCTTAACTTTAATAAAATTGCTTTGGGTCATACTTTAGATGATCAGATAGAAACCATTATTATGAATTTCTTTAAAGGCTATGGAATGGAAGGATTGTGTGGAATACCTGTAAAAAGGGATAAATTTATAAGACCTATTATTATTCTTTCCAAAAGTGAAGTCATTGAATACTGCGAAAGGAAGAGCTTAAAATACATTGATGATTTCACAAATCTTCTACCTATAACCTTAAGAAATAGAATCAGACATCAAATAGTTCCCTTTTTGAAAGAGACCATACAGCAATTTCCTCAAAGTGTTATTTCTCAAAGCAAAATACTTTACATTGAAAATGATTTTCTAAAAAACATCTCTCTGGAATATTTCAATAAGTTAAAAGGATCTAATACTATGATAGAGATAGAAAGAGAAGATTGGAATACTATGCATGATGCTATAAAGATTAGAGTTTTAAAAGAGGTATTTAAAGATTTTAATGAAGAATTATCTAACGAAGGAATATTTTATATTCTTAAAGAAGTGTCCGAGATAAAAGAGGGAAAAACTATAAATATAGGAAATGTTGAAATCTATATCTACAATAAAAAAATATATGTTTACAAAAAAGAGAGGAATGAGTTTTTACTGATACTTCCCATACCTGGAAAGATTAATCTCCCAACAGGGGAGGTTATAGAAGCAAAATTGTTGGAAAATAAAAAAACTGAATTTAATTTTAACAACTTATGGCAGGCATATTTTGACTATGATAAAATAAAAGCTAAGGAGTTGATAGTTAGAAACTGGAAAGAAGGAGATAAAATAAAACCTTTTGGGCTTGGCGGAAAGAGTAAAAAAGTACAAGACGTCTTTGTGGACAAAAAAATTCCAAGATGGAAAAGAACAGTTGTTCCCTTGGTACTCTATAAAGATGAAATATTATGGATTCCAGGAATAATAAGATCCGATATTGCTAAAATTACTAATGATACAAAAACAATACTACATTTGAGTCTAAAGAAGGAGGGCTAA
- a CDS encoding type IV pilus twitching motility protein PilT, with the protein MRDDLSIIEILQNALQKEASDVHITSGIPPVFRIKGHLIPQTQYPVLTPQLTYRLVFSLLTEEQKQKLQENKELDFSVGISGEGRFRVNAFWQRGSLAAVFRLIPWKIPTIEELRLPLVLKDLAALPRGLILVTGPTGSGKSTTLASMIDYINSNFSRHIITIEDPIEYLHTHKKSIVNQREVGSDTYSFANALRSALREDPDVILVGEMRDLETTAIAITAAETGHLVMATLHTVDAVQSIERIVDQFPAHQQQQIRLQLSGVIQGIISQQLLPRRDGTGRIVATEILIGIPAVRSLIREGKTPQIYSVIQTGGRYGMQTMDQSLADLVKKGLISQEVAFERAVNREELIRLLGGEVRR; encoded by the coding sequence ATGAGAGATGATCTTTCCATAATTGAAATTCTTCAAAACGCTCTTCAAAAAGAGGCTTCCGACGTACATATAACTTCTGGAATTCCTCCAGTTTTCCGTATAAAAGGACATTTAATACCTCAAACCCAATATCCTGTTTTAACTCCTCAGCTAACTTATAGACTTGTCTTTAGCCTTTTGACCGAAGAGCAAAAACAAAAATTACAAGAAAATAAGGAATTAGATTTTTCAGTGGGAATTAGTGGGGAGGGAAGATTTAGAGTAAATGCTTTTTGGCAAAGAGGAAGTCTTGCTGCTGTATTTAGATTGATACCTTGGAAAATTCCAACTATAGAAGAGCTGAGACTTCCTCTTGTTTTAAAAGATTTAGCTGCTCTCCCAAGGGGATTAATCCTTGTTACTGGCCCTACAGGAAGTGGTAAGTCCACAACCCTCGCTTCTATGATTGATTATATAAACTCAAACTTCAGCAGACATATTATTACCATTGAAGATCCTATTGAATACTTGCATACCCATAAAAAATCTATTGTCAATCAGAGAGAAGTAGGAAGTGATACTTATTCCTTTGCGAATGCTTTGAGATCTGCATTAAGAGAGGATCCTGATGTGATTCTTGTGGGTGAGATGAGAGATTTAGAAACTACAGCTATAGCCATAACTGCAGCAGAGACAGGACATTTGGTTATGGCAACTCTACACACTGTGGATGCGGTCCAAAGTATAGAAAGAATAGTAGACCAATTTCCTGCCCATCAACAGCAACAAATAAGGCTTCAACTTTCAGGAGTCATACAAGGTATTATATCTCAACAGCTTTTACCAAGAAGAGATGGTACAGGAAGAATTGTTGCCACAGAGATTTTAATTGGAATTCCAGCGGTAAGGAGCCTCATAAGAGAAGGCAAGACTCCCCAAATATATAGTGTGATTCAAACGGGTGGAAGATATGGAATGCAGACTATGGATCAAAGTCTTGCAGATCTTGTGAAAAAGGGACTTATCTCTCAAGAAGTAGCCTTTGAAAGAGCGGTAAATAGGGAAGAATTGATACGTCTTTTGGGGGGAGAAGTGAGGAGGTGA
- the ftsH gene encoding ATP-dependent zinc metalloprotease FtsH — translation MNWKSLIQRIIIVFLIIFLIYTFINPNSLNLNNKEKQISYSEFLKYVENKEVYKVEIGENDATGLFRDGTKFKVYIPSQDPNLIPILVKNDVEVEVRPPETTSFWISFLLGFAPYLILIFFFWMMFRQVQGSNNQAFSFGRSRARLFLDNRPKVTFADVAGADEAKQELKEVVDFLKFPQKYRQLGARIPRGILLVGPPGTGKTLLARAVAGEANVPFFSISGSEFVEMFVGVGAARVRDLFTQAKKLSPSIIFIDELDAVGRHRGAGLGGGHDEREQTLNQLLVEMDGFDENTNVIVLAATNRPDILDPALLRPGRFDRRVIVDRPDFEGRKKILEVHLRGKPTGKDVNIDIIAKSTPGFVGADLANLVNEAAILAARKNKREINMEEFEEAIEKVIAGPEKKNRLLRPQEKELVAFHELGHALVAKLTPDATPVHKVTIIPRGLALGYTLQLPEEDRYLLTKKELEAEITVLLGGRAAEELIFGQPTSGAADDLRRATELARKMVCEYGMSEKLRNLSLGENHSEIFLGKDLMQIKNYSEDTAKIIDEEIKSIIDKTYNKALDLLKNHENTLRELSKILMEKETLDGSEIDKYLFKDTSKVEEAL, via the coding sequence TTGAACTGGAAAAGTCTGATACAAAGAATTATAATAGTTTTTCTAATTATATTTTTAATATATACTTTTATAAATCCAAATTCTCTTAATCTTAACAATAAGGAAAAACAGATCTCTTACTCAGAATTTCTGAAATATGTTGAAAACAAGGAAGTTTATAAAGTGGAGATAGGAGAAAACGATGCTACAGGTCTTTTTAGAGATGGGACCAAGTTTAAGGTTTATATTCCAAGTCAAGATCCCAATCTTATACCTATCCTTGTAAAAAATGACGTGGAAGTTGAAGTTAGACCACCAGAGACTACTTCTTTTTGGATAAGTTTTCTTTTGGGGTTTGCACCTTACCTTATCCTTATATTCTTCTTCTGGATGATGTTTAGGCAGGTTCAAGGTAGCAATAACCAAGCTTTTTCCTTTGGAAGAAGCAGAGCAAGACTATTTCTTGATAACAGGCCAAAAGTAACTTTCGCAGATGTGGCTGGAGCTGACGAAGCTAAGCAAGAGCTTAAAGAAGTGGTTGACTTTCTTAAGTTTCCTCAAAAATATAGACAATTAGGAGCAAGAATACCAAGAGGAATACTACTCGTAGGACCTCCTGGAACAGGAAAAACTTTACTTGCAAGGGCTGTTGCCGGAGAGGCTAATGTGCCATTCTTCTCCATAAGTGGCTCAGAGTTCGTAGAGATGTTTGTTGGAGTGGGAGCTGCAAGGGTAAGAGATTTATTTACTCAAGCCAAAAAATTAAGCCCTTCAATAATCTTTATTGATGAATTAGATGCTGTGGGAAGACATAGAGGGGCCGGACTTGGTGGAGGCCATGATGAGAGAGAACAGACATTGAACCAACTTCTTGTAGAAATGGATGGCTTTGATGAAAACACTAATGTTATAGTACTTGCAGCCACAAATAGACCTGACATATTAGATCCCGCTCTATTAAGACCAGGGCGTTTTGACCGAAGAGTGATAGTAGATAGACCTGACTTTGAGGGCAGAAAGAAGATATTAGAAGTACATTTAAGAGGAAAGCCTACAGGGAAAGATGTAAACATTGATATAATTGCTAAAAGTACTCCTGGTTTTGTAGGAGCAGATCTTGCTAATTTAGTAAATGAAGCAGCCATTTTAGCTGCGAGAAAAAACAAGCGAGAAATCAATATGGAAGAATTTGAGGAAGCCATTGAAAAAGTCATTGCAGGACCGGAGAAGAAAAATAGGCTCTTGAGACCTCAAGAAAAAGAACTTGTAGCTTTTCATGAATTAGGACATGCTTTAGTTGCAAAATTAACTCCTGATGCCACTCCTGTCCATAAAGTCACTATTATTCCAAGAGGACTTGCCTTAGGATATACTCTTCAACTACCAGAGGAAGATAGATACTTACTAACTAAAAAAGAATTAGAGGCAGAAATTACAGTACTTCTTGGGGGAAGAGCTGCTGAAGAATTAATCTTCGGACAACCCACTTCTGGTGCTGCCGATGATTTAAGAAGAGCCACCGAACTTGCAAGAAAAATGGTTTGTGAATATGGAATGAGTGAAAAATTAAGAAACCTTTCCTTAGGAGAAAACCACTCAGAAATATTCTTAGGAAAAGATTTGATGCAAATCAAAAACTACTCTGAAGATACAGCAAAGATTATTGATGAAGAGATAAAAAGCATAATAGATAAAACGTACAATAAAGCCCTTGATTTACTTAAAAATCATGAAAACACATTAAGAGAGCTTTCCAAAATCCTTATGGAAAAGGAAACTCTTGATGGAAGTGAAATTGATAAATATCTATTTAAAGATACCTCAAAGGTGGAGGAAGCTTTATGA
- a CDS encoding YqeG family HAD IIIA-type phosphatase — translation MRLPMLDILKPKRFVDSIFDINFEDLYKRGYRGIIFDLDNTIVPWDGNELDPKTKDLIDHIKNIGFKVVILSNNWSHRRVKYFSKIMKLPALGSAFKPRVRSFKKAMKLMDTEPETTLVIGDRILTDIFGGNKIGMYTILVAPINKNEMWIKKWTVRKLENWLLDLWIRRGEITKGE, via the coding sequence ATGAGACTTCCTATGTTGGATATATTAAAACCTAAAAGATTTGTTGACTCCATATTTGATATCAATTTCGAAGATTTATATAAAAGGGGCTATAGAGGTATAATTTTTGATCTTGACAATACTATAGTTCCATGGGATGGTAATGAACTCGATCCTAAAACTAAGGATCTAATTGATCATATTAAAAATATAGGTTTTAAAGTGGTTATTTTGTCAAATAACTGGTCTCATAGAAGGGTAAAATATTTTTCAAAAATTATGAAACTACCTGCTTTAGGCTCTGCTTTCAAGCCGAGAGTTAGATCTTTTAAAAAAGCCATGAAGTTGATGGATACAGAACCTGAGACCACTTTAGTTATTGGTGATAGAATATTAACAGATATATTTGGAGGTAACAAAATTGGAATGTATACTATATTAGTAGCACCTATTAATAAAAACGAGATGTGGATAAAAAAGTGGACAGTAAGGAAATTAGAAAATTGGCTCTTAGATTTATGGATTAGAAGAGGAGAAATTACTAAGGGGGAATGA
- a CDS encoding tetratricopeptide repeat protein encodes MKKDFTDLLRKADDLKQRGKLYKAITLYEEILSAIDDNELLEWLRITLADLYFWVKEFDKAKNLVMDNINQNPQEAFNYYFMGFLLIGEGKFCEAKEYFNMACEIEPENPEYLRGLGLVEFLLDNFDTAENILREVLKRDPENSAARDNLIELLIRIGKVEEAEKEISEFRRKDPKDWQILYRVQELRNKKEEIKKGGSS; translated from the coding sequence ATGAAAAAAGACTTTACTGATTTGTTAAGAAAAGCAGATGACCTTAAACAAAGAGGTAAACTTTATAAAGCTATAACTCTCTATGAAGAGATTTTGTCAGCAATTGATGATAACGAACTCTTGGAATGGCTTAGGATAACCCTTGCAGATCTTTATTTCTGGGTGAAAGAGTTTGATAAAGCAAAAAACTTAGTAATGGATAATATTAATCAGAATCCTCAAGAAGCCTTTAACTATTACTTTATGGGGTTTCTTTTAATAGGAGAAGGTAAATTTTGTGAGGCTAAAGAATACTTTAATATGGCTTGTGAAATTGAACCTGAGAATCCTGAGTATTTAAGAGGATTGGGATTAGTTGAATTTTTATTAGACAATTTTGATACTGCTGAGAATATTTTAAGAGAGGTTTTGAAAAGAGATCCTGAAAATAGTGCTGCAAGAGATAATCTTATTGAGTTATTGATAAGAATTGGGAAAGTAGAAGAAGCAGAAAAAGAAATCTCCGAATTTAGGAGAAAGGATCCAAAGGATTGGCAAATTTTATATAGGGTTCAAGAATTGAGAAATAAGAAAGAGGAAATAAAAAAAGGAGGAAGCTCATAA
- the mltG gene encoding endolytic transglycosylase MltG, translating to MRKRKSGKTRIGKRTNWKRKKIGKKINNFSLYFLLIFSLLVFIGFLVYLYLSSPKSKIEREIEVYIPEGSSAYKVADILLDNSLIKSKEVFIATLKLMGKDKGLKSGYYILSPSFSMFDIIDILTQGKGLRVKITIPEGSSLKDMAHLFSEKLALSKEKFITLCKDENFIDSVMKDYKNYFSSYKSLKTLEGYLYPSTYYFNKGIKEEDIIKFLIKEFFNQINVHIPEYKERLKSLNLSFNDWIILASIVEKEAKVDQERPLIAGVFLNRLKKGYKLQSCATVEYVYDFKKSVLLYKDLEIDSPYNTYIYYGLPPSPICSPSLNSLKAVLYPQGDYLFFVAKGDGTHIFTKTYEEHLKAQEFKK from the coding sequence TTGAGGAAGAGGAAGAGTGGGAAGACGAGGATTGGGAAGAGGACGAATTGGAAGAGGAAGAAGATTGGGAAGAAGATCAATAATTTTTCTTTATATTTCCTACTAATTTTCTCTCTCTTAGTTTTTATAGGCTTTTTAGTATATTTATATCTATCTTCGCCTAAAAGTAAAATAGAGAGGGAGATAGAAGTATATATTCCGGAAGGTTCTTCTGCATATAAAGTTGCAGACATTCTTTTGGATAATAGTTTGATAAAGTCTAAAGAAGTATTTATAGCAACTCTTAAATTAATGGGGAAAGATAAAGGGCTTAAGAGTGGATATTACATATTATCTCCCTCATTTTCTATGTTTGATATAATTGATATACTTACCCAGGGGAAGGGGTTAAGAGTAAAAATAACAATTCCTGAAGGTAGCAGTCTAAAAGATATGGCTCATTTATTTTCAGAAAAGTTAGCTCTTTCTAAAGAAAAGTTTATAACTTTATGCAAAGATGAAAATTTTATTGACAGTGTAATGAAGGATTATAAAAATTATTTTAGCTCATATAAATCTTTAAAAACCTTAGAGGGATATTTGTATCCTTCAACTTACTATTTCAACAAAGGAATAAAAGAAGAAGACATAATAAAATTCCTTATAAAAGAGTTTTTTAATCAGATAAATGTTCATATACCTGAATACAAAGAGAGGTTGAAGAGTTTGAATTTATCTTTCAATGATTGGATTATTCTTGCATCAATCGTAGAGAAGGAGGCTAAAGTTGATCAGGAGAGACCTCTTATTGCAGGTGTATTTTTAAATCGTTTAAAGAAAGGATATAAACTTCAGTCTTGCGCAACAGTAGAATACGTTTATGATTTTAAAAAGTCGGTGCTTTTATATAAAGATTTAGAGATTGATTCTCCTTATAATACCTACATATATTATGGTCTTCCACCATCTCCTATTTGTTCTCCATCTTTAAATTCTTTGAAGGCAGTGCTCTATCCTCAAGGGGATTATCTTTTCTTTGTGGCAAAAGGAGATGGGACTCATATCTTTACCAAAACTTATGAAGAACATTTAAAAGCTCAGGAATTTAAAAAATGA
- the gspE gene encoding type II secretion system ATPase GspE, producing MDSINVNERLIEILKSRNLIPSGILDNILSNLKGKDFQEVLLEEGLISKEKLTDLLSEILGWKVLTGKEFKPDEEAVKSIPPFLTKFHNFVPLKIEEKTMKVGFFPPVKPTAIEDIRLLTGYDVEPYLLKITLEENENLTSLDLLSTNSNMETKTESKNSEGEGLVKGIEIGNWDESELNKIIEELTPEGGIFEEGSSSSLVNNEEVMETKQEEPIPTIEVKEESISEVLSQIEGVEILEEGKIEETEEKGVRVERVEEKETKKEEISKKTEKDLADKIIESIRSSLSSTEKKGMDDKKLMKSPIRRVGRRKLLGEVLLEKNLITKEQLDEALALSSKKGIRLGEALLELKLLDDVQLAKILSEQFDIPFKSLREVRIDHDLARLLSPQKARENLILPLYRENGRIIVGIVDPSNIFALDDLRMVTKSEVFPVIVPRNELVEAINQIWGSEEVEKVLEEIIVQKEEEENQYQEVSLEEISSQEGPIAKLVNSILVDAVRRGASDIHIEPTEKNVRVRFRIDGVLHEIMFIQKRYQAAIVSRIKIMSDMDISERRIPQDGRIKANIRGEVYDFRVSTLPGVFGEKVVLRILGRGSISLTLESLGFSEHNYERYLKMLKTPYGIILVTGPTGSGKSTTLYASLNMINSPDINIITVEDPVEYQLPGIHQVQVNPKAGLTFASALRSILRQDPDVVLVGEIRDEETARIAIQAALTGHLVLSTLHTNDAPSAVTRLIDMGIEPFLISSSLLGAVAQRLVRTICPNCKAPYEPTKEEIEAIKATLGDIDLSNITFYKGKGCPKCNGKGYKGRTAIHEIMLMNDEIRELVLKKASRETIKEVARKYGMVTLREDGMQKVLKGITTVEEVMRVTAAD from the coding sequence ATGGATTCTATTAATGTTAACGAAAGATTAATAGAGATTTTAAAAAGTAGAAATCTTATTCCTTCAGGAATATTGGATAATATTCTTTCTAATTTGAAGGGGAAGGATTTTCAGGAGGTTTTATTAGAAGAGGGTTTAATCTCTAAGGAAAAGTTAACAGATCTACTTTCTGAAATATTAGGTTGGAAAGTACTTACAGGTAAGGAATTTAAACCTGATGAAGAGGCGGTTAAAAGTATCCCTCCGTTTTTAACTAAATTTCATAATTTTGTTCCCCTTAAAATTGAAGAAAAAACCATGAAAGTTGGTTTCTTTCCTCCCGTAAAGCCTACTGCAATTGAGGATATCAGGCTCCTAACTGGTTATGATGTAGAACCCTATTTATTAAAGATCACTTTAGAAGAAAATGAAAATTTAACGTCTTTAGATCTTTTATCTACGAATAGCAATATGGAGACTAAGACTGAAAGTAAAAATAGTGAAGGTGAGGGGTTGGTAAAAGGTATTGAGATAGGTAATTGGGATGAGTCTGAGCTAAATAAAATAATTGAAGAATTAACCCCTGAAGGAGGTATTTTTGAGGAAGGCTCAAGTAGTTCTTTAGTAAATAATGAAGAGGTTATGGAAACTAAACAGGAAGAGCCTATACCAACTATAGAGGTGAAAGAAGAATCAATTTCAGAAGTACTATCTCAAATAGAGGGGGTTGAAATTTTAGAAGAGGGAAAGATAGAAGAAACAGAGGAAAAAGGTGTGAGAGTTGAAAGGGTGGAAGAGAAAGAAACAAAGAAAGAGGAGATTTCTAAAAAGACTGAGAAAGATTTAGCGGATAAGATTATTGAAAGTATTAGGAGTAGCTTATCCTCTACTGAAAAGAAAGGAATGGATGATAAAAAACTTATGAAGTCTCCTATAAGAAGGGTAGGAAGAAGAAAATTATTAGGAGAGGTTTTACTGGAAAAGAATCTTATAACAAAAGAACAGCTAGATGAGGCATTAGCTCTTTCTTCTAAGAAAGGTATAAGGCTTGGAGAAGCTTTGTTAGAATTGAAACTCCTTGATGATGTTCAACTTGCTAAGATTTTAAGCGAGCAATTTGATATTCCTTTTAAATCTTTAAGGGAAGTAAGAATTGATCATGACCTTGCCCGGTTACTTTCTCCTCAAAAGGCAAGGGAAAATTTGATTCTTCCCTTGTATAGAGAGAATGGGAGAATTATAGTAGGAATTGTGGATCCAAGCAATATTTTTGCCCTAGACGATTTACGTATGGTTACAAAGAGTGAGGTTTTTCCTGTTATAGTGCCAAGAAATGAGCTTGTAGAAGCTATAAACCAGATATGGGGCAGTGAAGAGGTGGAAAAAGTTTTAGAAGAAATAATTGTTCAAAAAGAGGAGGAAGAAAATCAGTATCAAGAAGTTTCTCTTGAGGAAATATCATCTCAAGAGGGTCCTATTGCAAAATTGGTAAATAGTATTCTTGTGGATGCTGTAAGGAGAGGAGCCAGTGATATACATATCGAGCCTACAGAAAAGAATGTGAGAGTAAGATTCAGAATTGATGGTGTTCTTCATGAAATAATGTTTATTCAGAAAAGATACCAAGCAGCTATAGTTTCAAGAATTAAGATCATGAGTGATATGGATATATCTGAAAGAAGAATACCTCAAGATGGAAGGATAAAAGCAAATATTAGAGGAGAGGTGTATGATTTTCGTGTATCCACGCTTCCTGGGGTTTTTGGAGAAAAAGTAGTGCTGAGAATCCTTGGAAGAGGTTCTATTTCTTTGACTCTTGAGAGCTTAGGATTTTCTGAACATAATTATGAAAGATATTTGAAGATGTTAAAAACACCTTATGGAATAATATTAGTAACTGGACCTACAGGAAGTGGTAAGTCAACCACCCTTTATGCATCTTTAAATATGATAAATTCTCCTGATATAAACATAATTACGGTAGAAGATCCAGTGGAATATCAGCTTCCTGGAATTCATCAAGTACAAGTAAATCCCAAAGCAGGACTTACTTTTGCTTCAGCTTTAAGATCCATATTAAGACAAGACCCTGATGTGGTGCTTGTAGGTGAGATCCGTGATGAGGAGACTGCAAGAATTGCTATTCAAGCTGCATTAACAGGTCACTTGGTACTTTCAACCTTACACACTAACGATGCTCCTTCTGCTGTAACAAGATTGATAGATATGGGAATTGAACCTTTCTTAATTAGTTCTTCGCTTCTTGGAGCTGTTGCTCAAAGACTTGTAAGGACTATATGTCCAAACTGTAAAGCTCCCTATGAACCTACAAAAGAAGAGATAGAAGCCATAAAAGCTACCTTAGGAGATATTGACCTTTCTAACATAACCTTTTATAAGGGTAAAGGGTGTCCTAAATGTAATGGAAAAGGCTATAAAGGAAGGACCGCTATTCATGAGATTATGTTGATGAATGATGAGATAAGAGAGTTGGTTTTGAAAAAAGCGTCAAGAGAAACTATAAAAGAGGTTGCAAGAAAATATGGTATGGTGACGTTGAGAGAGGATGGTATGCAAAAGGTTCTAAAGGGTATTACCACTGTTGAAGAGGTAATGAGAGTTACTGCTGCAGATTAA